One Cucurbita pepo subsp. pepo cultivar mu-cu-16 chromosome LG09, ASM280686v2, whole genome shotgun sequence DNA window includes the following coding sequences:
- the LOC111801528 gene encoding protein PHLOEM PROTEIN 2-LIKE A9-like — protein sequence MMQTGPHHAAEEDALREENNKLIIYPRGFNITWGNDDRYWRIVNSDESENSRVAELKQVSWLEVTCSTDKVEFGKRYKVGFNVLLRPDAFGWKGLDVYVMAKVGKAGKFFPKKVSLGDDHPKQKFIIPKTPLVISIDRSTAKEKSIHLGLYEVWSSKWKGGLEIHNAFIEKVD from the exons ATGATGCAAACTGGGCCTCACCACGCAGCAGAAGAAGATGCCCTTCGCGAGGAAAATAACAAG CTCATAATTTATCCGAGAGGTTTTAATATCACATGGGGCAATGATGATCGTTATTGGCGTATTGTCAACTCCGACGA GTCGGAGAATTCGAGAGTGGCCGAGCTGAAGCAAGTTTCATGGCTTGAAGTGACATGCTCAACTGATAAAgtagagtttggaaagaggTACAAAGTGGGTTTCAATGTTTTACTAAGGCCAGATGCATTTGGATGGAAAGGGCTTGATGTTTATGTAATGGCTAAGGTTGGGAAGGCAGGAAAGTTCTTCCCTAAGAAAGTGTCTCTTGGAGACGACCACCCAAAGCAAAAGTTTATCATTCCTAAGACGCCTTTAGTAATCTCAATTGATCGTTCAACAGCCAAAGAGAAAAGCATCCACCTTGGGTTGTATGAAGTTTGGAGTTCAAAGTGGAAGGGGGGATTGGAGATCCACAATGCATTCATTGAGAAGGTTGACTAA